A stretch of Bacillus pseudomycoides DNA encodes these proteins:
- a CDS encoding alpha/beta fold hydrolase — protein MPMLDVDGSSLYYIVKGKGVPIVFIHPPVLTCVNFEYQIEELSRNFKVIAFDIRGHGRSQYSKQPITYPLIAEDIRCLLDHLEIKKAFVCGYSTGSSVALEFLLAFAERALGSILIGGMSEVRDGYLKSKISLGMKLAKAGAVSFLAWSISWGNSNTHKLFRKMFKEARKGNAKNIWQYYRYSLHYNCTNQLRNIQLPVLLVYGKKDKIFYSHAKLLHEKLPCNELKFIDNVKHQIPTKATECLNEMIQQFAFIHTQMKLFLYP, from the coding sequence ATGCCAATGTTGGATGTGGATGGTAGTAGTCTGTATTATATTGTTAAGGGAAAAGGGGTTCCTATTGTTTTTATTCATCCTCCTGTACTTACTTGTGTGAATTTTGAGTATCAAATAGAGGAATTATCCCGAAATTTTAAGGTGATTGCTTTTGATATTAGAGGGCACGGAAGAAGTCAGTATTCAAAACAACCGATAACCTATCCACTGATTGCTGAAGACATTAGATGTTTGTTGGATCATTTGGAGATTAAGAAGGCATTTGTATGTGGATATTCGACTGGAAGCTCTGTCGCATTAGAATTTTTATTGGCTTTTGCTGAAAGAGCGTTAGGGAGTATTCTAATCGGGGGAATGTCAGAAGTGAGGGATGGGTATCTAAAGAGTAAGATTTCACTTGGCATGAAACTTGCGAAAGCAGGGGCTGTTTCATTTTTAGCATGGTCTATTTCATGGGGCAATTCAAATACACATAAATTGTTCAGAAAGATGTTTAAAGAAGCACGAAAAGGGAATGCCAAAAATATCTGGCAGTATTATCGTTATAGTTTGCATTATAATTGTACGAATCAGCTTAGAAATATTCAGCTTCCGGTTTTGTTGGTTTATGGTAAGAAAGATAAAATATTTTATAGTCATGCGAAATTATTGCATGAAAAATTGCCATGTAATGAATTAAAATTCATTGATAACGTAAAGCATCAAATTCCTACAAAAGCAACGGAGTGCTTAAATGAAATGATTCAGCAGTTTGCTTTTATTCATACCCAGATGAAACTTTTTCTTTACCCATAA
- a CDS encoding ABC transporter ATP-binding protein: MKPIISFKQFTFQYKQVTEPTLKDITLRIYPGEKVLIAGRSGSGKSTLAHCINGLIPFSYEGSSTGNISICGKDPRKGSIFEQSKHVGTILQDQDSQFIGLTVGEDVAFSLENDCVEQKKMKVVVMDSLQKVQMHTFHSRSPHELSGGQKQTVSLAGLLTTDADILLFDEPLANLDSISSLKTVELIQNVHRQLNKTIVIIEHRIEEILKLDLDKIILIDEGKIVAIDSPKRILQTNMLQKIGLREPVYIEVLKNIKMNISDEELYPIETLKHEKLNKAVKQWMLNATTPKKQRKKEILCKAENISFSYSHKGFTLRDITLSIQRGEIVALLGHNGAGKSTFAHLLTGINKAQEGKIVLDNDNITSWSIRKRGEVISYVMQNPNHMITQSTVWDEVAFSLKLQKVSRAEIHKRVEDALQICGLYPFRNWPIQALSYGQKKRLTIASVLTTNPKLIILDEPTAGQDYFHYKQFMSCVRRLVTQGISFIFITHDMNLALEYADRAVVFHKGKILVDDTIPIVLANSKVLQQANLQESSLTTLAKLSKVPFPEVFVQMYMETKRRGDYE; encoded by the coding sequence ATGAAGCCAATTATTTCCTTTAAACAATTTACATTTCAATATAAACAAGTGACAGAACCTACTTTAAAGGATATTACACTTCGTATTTATCCAGGCGAAAAAGTATTGATTGCCGGTCGAAGTGGATCGGGAAAATCAACATTGGCCCATTGTATAAATGGGCTAATCCCTTTTTCATATGAGGGATCAAGTACTGGGAACATTTCAATATGTGGTAAGGATCCGCGAAAAGGTAGTATTTTTGAACAAAGTAAGCATGTGGGAACTATTTTACAAGATCAAGATTCCCAGTTTATTGGTTTGACTGTAGGAGAAGACGTTGCTTTTTCATTAGAAAATGATTGTGTCGAACAGAAGAAAATGAAAGTGGTTGTTATGGACTCTTTACAAAAAGTACAGATGCATACATTTCATTCACGAAGCCCACATGAATTATCTGGTGGTCAAAAACAAACTGTCTCTCTTGCTGGTCTACTAACGACAGATGCTGACATATTACTATTTGATGAGCCATTAGCAAATTTAGACTCAATAAGTAGTTTGAAAACAGTAGAACTTATTCAAAATGTACATCGACAATTAAATAAAACAATCGTTATTATTGAGCATAGAATAGAGGAGATATTAAAATTAGACCTAGATAAAATCATATTAATAGATGAAGGGAAAATTGTAGCAATCGATTCACCAAAAAGAATTTTACAAACAAACATGCTACAAAAAATAGGGTTAAGAGAACCTGTATATATTGAAGTATTAAAAAATATAAAAATGAATATTTCAGATGAAGAATTATATCCAATTGAAACTTTAAAGCATGAGAAGTTGAATAAAGCGGTTAAGCAATGGATGTTAAATGCTACTACGCCTAAAAAGCAACGAAAAAAAGAAATCTTATGTAAAGCAGAAAATATTTCATTTTCATATTCTCACAAAGGTTTTACATTAAGGGACATAACACTCTCCATACAAAGGGGAGAAATTGTAGCATTATTAGGTCATAATGGTGCAGGTAAATCTACATTTGCACATTTATTAACTGGAATAAACAAAGCACAGGAAGGAAAAATTGTACTTGATAATGATAATATAACTTCATGGTCTATTCGGAAGCGTGGAGAAGTGATTTCCTATGTCATGCAAAATCCTAATCACATGATTACACAATCTACTGTTTGGGATGAAGTTGCTTTTTCATTAAAATTACAGAAGGTTTCTAGAGCAGAAATACATAAACGAGTGGAAGACGCGTTGCAAATTTGTGGATTATATCCATTTCGAAATTGGCCAATTCAAGCGTTAAGCTACGGACAAAAAAAGAGGCTTACGATTGCATCAGTTTTAACAACGAATCCGAAGCTTATCATATTAGATGAGCCAACAGCAGGGCAAGATTATTTTCATTATAAACAATTTATGTCTTGTGTCAGACGATTAGTGACTCAAGGTATATCGTTTATTTTTATTACACATGATATGAACTTGGCTTTAGAATATGCGGATCGTGCGGTTGTCTTTCATAAAGGAAAAATACTTGTTGATGATACTATTCCAATCGTATTAGCAAATAGCAAAGTATTACAACAAGCTAATTTACAGGAAAGTTCGCTAACAACATTAGCAAAATTGAGTAAAGTCCCTTTTCCAGAAGTTTTTGTACAAATGTATATGGAAACAAAAAGGAGGGGGGATTATGAGTAA
- a CDS encoding ECF-type riboflavin transporter substrate-binding protein gives MNKLSTKLVVAIGIGSAIYGVLGLWGFSIAPNTYIKPALAILTIFGAIFGPIAGLLIGLIGHTVTDTIAGWGIWWGWVLSSGIIGFTMGLVQKRASFSVKNGTFRNRDISYFAVTGLIGIVIAILFAGAFDIIVMGEPLDKIVIQVLGATIADVLVFLILGLPITLGLAKANKKHTHLKIEK, from the coding sequence ATGAACAAATTATCTACAAAATTAGTCGTAGCAATCGGAATTGGTTCTGCAATATATGGTGTTCTAGGTCTGTGGGGGTTTTCAATTGCTCCAAACACATATATTAAACCTGCCTTAGCTATATTAACGATTTTTGGGGCGATTTTTGGGCCAATTGCAGGACTTTTGATCGGACTTATCGGTCATACGGTCACGGATACGATTGCTGGATGGGGAATATGGTGGGGATGGGTACTTAGCTCAGGTATTATTGGATTTACGATGGGACTTGTACAAAAACGAGCAAGCTTCAGTGTGAAAAATGGAACATTCCGTAACCGTGATATTTCATATTTTGCTGTAACAGGTTTAATTGGGATTGTCATTGCAATTCTATTTGCCGGTGCTTTCGATATTATCGTGATGGGAGAGCCTTTAGATAAAATTGTTATTCAAGTACTTGGTGCAACAATTGCAGATGTCCTTGTTTTCTTAATTCTTGGTTTACCAATCACACTTGGATTAGCGAAAGCAAATAAAAAACATACACATTTGAAGATTGAAAAATAG
- a CDS encoding energy-coupling factor transporter transmembrane protein EcfT produces the protein MSKSDLFYIDNHTYFHRMDGAIKLLLFIIWMTLTFIFFDFRILLCLFFIGCLGVVIAKVPVKKVVIIFSAIFTFSMLNSVMILLITPTHGSELTGTSTAFLHIGYATITFETLFYALTLSLKYFTLLPFTLIFIYTTHPSEFASSLYKIGLPYKIAYAINIALRYIPNIQAEYKLIKHAQEARGIPFERGEANFWERMKNRVLIFWPLIIQSLERIDTVSNAMDLRGFGKKEKRTWYFTTKAKQEDYIGLVIGIIILVFAIYLKFNIFKGFWYPL, from the coding sequence ATGAGTAAATCAGATTTATTTTATATAGATAATCATACATATTTCCATCGTATGGACGGCGCAATTAAGTTGTTGTTATTTATAATTTGGATGACTCTTACATTTATATTTTTTGACTTTCGTATTTTATTATGCTTGTTTTTCATTGGTTGTTTAGGGGTAGTGATCGCTAAAGTCCCTGTAAAAAAAGTTGTAATTATATTTAGTGCCATTTTCACATTTAGTATGCTAAATTCAGTGATGATTTTATTGATTACACCAACCCATGGATCTGAGTTAACTGGTACAAGTACAGCATTCTTGCATATTGGATATGCTACTATTACATTTGAAACACTCTTTTATGCTCTTACACTTTCATTAAAGTACTTTACGTTATTACCATTTACACTTATTTTTATATATACGACACATCCAAGTGAGTTCGCTAGCAGCCTATATAAAATTGGATTACCGTATAAAATTGCTTATGCGATAAACATTGCGCTTCGTTACATACCGAATATACAAGCGGAATACAAACTGATTAAGCACGCTCAAGAAGCGAGAGGTATACCATTTGAAAGAGGAGAGGCGAATTTTTGGGAACGTATGAAAAACCGAGTACTCATTTTTTGGCCACTTATTATTCAATCTTTAGAGCGAATTGATACCGTTTCAAATGCAATGGATTTACGAGGGTTCGGAAAAAAAGAGAAACGAACATGGTATTTTACAACAAAAGCGAAACAAGAGGATTATATAGGACTCGTTATCGGCATTATAATTTTAGTATTTGCCATTTACCTAAAATTCAATATTTTTAAAGGGTTTTGGTATCCATTGTAA
- a CDS encoding GrpB family protein, translating into MDKEIIIEPYNLNWHKEFLKEKENFISLLKKDISAIEHIGSTSVEGLVAKPLIDMMIGVKDLKVVDHWIVPLQTIGYEYVFHKDFPQRRFFRKGKWRAGTHHLHVYTYGNQEWEHNLLFRDFMRNHEWARMEYKQLKQELAMKYPFDRVSYTNGKSPYIEKIISLAQRKLD; encoded by the coding sequence ATGGATAAAGAAATCATCATTGAACCGTATAATTTAAATTGGCATAAGGAATTTTTGAAGGAGAAAGAAAACTTCATTTCATTACTAAAAAAGGATATTTCAGCGATTGAACATATCGGAAGTACTTCAGTAGAAGGGTTAGTTGCTAAACCACTCATTGATATGATGATAGGTGTTAAAGATTTAAAAGTAGTTGATCATTGGATAGTACCATTGCAAACAATAGGGTATGAATATGTATTTCATAAGGATTTTCCACAGAGACGTTTTTTTAGAAAAGGAAAGTGGAGAGCAGGTACACATCATTTACACGTCTATACGTACGGTAATCAAGAGTGGGAGCATAATTTATTATTCCGTGATTTTATGAGAAATCATGAATGGGCACGTATGGAATATAAACAATTAAAACAAGAGCTTGCCATGAAGTATCCATTTGATCGAGTGTCGTATACAAATGGAAAATCTCCATATATTGAAAAAATTATTTCATTAGCACAAAGGAAATTAGATTAA
- a CDS encoding HAMP domain-containing sensor histidine kinase, which translates to MNFLYINQNVLNNLLYILSSVFVFYFIYDNGKFFKKYKKTLIVICTSIPLILCMKYPIYIDENCVHDLRQIPFFIGTLYGGLPVGIALLTIMLLIRFVFYGVNFLTVIVYIIMLIFTALSSSKFNQLSRRKKLMMSMILPFLLALLTTFVVVILSDFPVTQSYINFFIILPPIIMLFVVYMNEVLRDAVMMRSKLVKMEKMEIVSQLAASISHEVRNPLTVVKGFTQLLKTPDLPQESREQYIEHILGELNRAQVIIDDYLTFAKPAPQKVDNIIIDQELKRVISMMMPLCNMNSINVSEELVTGSIIGNTQHFQQCFLNLIKNSIEAMPNGGTLSVHSSIFENKIIIVIKDSGIGMTQEQINRFGEPYFSTKTKGTGLGTMVAVKIIETMNGTLNINSIVNKGTTLTITFPQNNEITK; encoded by the coding sequence ATGAATTTTCTATACATCAATCAAAACGTATTAAATAATTTACTTTACATTTTAAGTAGCGTCTTTGTTTTCTATTTTATATATGATAACGGAAAGTTTTTCAAAAAATACAAAAAGACCCTTATTGTAATCTGCACGAGTATACCGTTAATTTTATGTATGAAATACCCTATATATATCGATGAGAATTGTGTTCATGATTTAAGACAAATTCCATTTTTCATAGGTACACTTTATGGAGGTTTACCTGTTGGGATCGCCTTATTAACTATAATGTTATTGATTCGGTTTGTTTTTTATGGTGTGAACTTTTTAACAGTTATAGTTTATATTATCATGCTAATTTTCACTGCCCTTTCCTCTTCTAAATTTAATCAATTAAGTAGAAGAAAAAAACTCATGATGTCAATGATTTTACCTTTTCTCCTTGCTTTACTTACAACCTTTGTCGTTGTGATTTTATCGGATTTTCCAGTAACGCAGTCATACATCAATTTTTTCATTATACTTCCCCCTATTATCATGTTATTTGTTGTATATATGAATGAAGTTTTAAGAGATGCTGTTATGATGAGATCAAAATTAGTAAAGATGGAGAAGATGGAGATTGTAAGTCAACTTGCTGCAAGTATTTCGCATGAAGTAAGAAACCCTCTTACCGTAGTAAAAGGCTTTACTCAACTCCTTAAAACTCCAGATTTACCACAAGAATCGAGAGAACAATATATTGAACATATTCTTGGAGAGCTAAACCGCGCTCAGGTTATCATTGATGACTACTTAACATTCGCTAAGCCTGCACCACAAAAAGTTGATAACATTATAATAGATCAAGAATTAAAAAGAGTAATAAGTATGATGATGCCATTATGTAATATGAATTCTATAAATGTTTCTGAAGAATTAGTAACAGGGTCCATTATTGGGAATACACAGCATTTTCAACAATGTTTTTTAAACTTGATAAAAAATAGCATTGAAGCAATGCCGAATGGTGGTACACTAAGTGTCCATTCATCTATTTTTGAAAACAAAATCATTATTGTCATTAAAGATAGCGGAATTGGAATGACACAAGAGCAAATAAATCGATTTGGCGAACCATATTTTAGCACAAAAACAAAAGGAACAGGTTTAGGTACGATGGTTGCAGTAAAAATCATTGAAACAATGAATGGCACTTTAAATATAAATAGTATTGTTAATAAAGGAACAACTTTAACGATTACATTTCCGCAAAATAATGAGATTACTAAATAA
- a CDS encoding YjcZ family sporulation protein, translated as MSFGGSCGFGGSFALLVVLFILLIIVGCSCWGGGY; from the coding sequence ATGAGTTTCGGTGGTTCTTGTGGTTTTGGTGGGAGTTTTGCGTTATTAGTTGTGTTATTTATTTTATTAATTATTGTTGGATGCAGCTGCTGGGGCGGAGGGTATTAA
- a CDS encoding serine/threonine protein kinase has product MNEIPITIHLDDVTFQLKEQQDFSWLVSLGKVFAVFDQQDSGNICFGIEKDGKKSFVKFAGAKTMEYTGEPTDAVSRLKEAISLYEELKHNHLIELINHYEMENGYAAIFNWFSGECLHSHWSFPPPAKYNNPNSPFYRYKQLSIEERLISLDHIFSFHVHVEGKNYVAIDFYDGSILYDFKTNTIKICDIDLYKKKPYINTMGRLWGSSRFMSPEEFELGAVIDGKTNVFNMGAIAFALLGGERNRSFTKWEAGKELYDIVSRAVEKNRNQRYASVKEFYLEWESARNKMSMKK; this is encoded by the coding sequence ATGAACGAAATTCCGATTACAATTCATTTAGATGACGTAACTTTTCAATTAAAAGAACAACAAGACTTCAGCTGGCTTGTGAGCCTTGGTAAAGTATTTGCAGTGTTTGATCAACAAGATTCGGGGAATATTTGCTTTGGTATTGAAAAGGATGGGAAGAAAAGTTTTGTTAAATTTGCTGGGGCAAAGACAATGGAATATACAGGAGAACCAACCGATGCTGTTTCTAGACTAAAAGAAGCGATTTCTCTTTATGAAGAATTAAAACATAATCATCTAATCGAATTAATTAATCATTATGAAATGGAAAATGGTTATGCGGCCATCTTTAATTGGTTTAGTGGAGAATGTCTTCATTCACATTGGTCATTTCCACCACCAGCAAAATATAATAATCCCAATTCTCCATTCTATCGCTATAAACAGTTATCAATTGAAGAACGTCTTATTTCACTAGACCATATTTTTTCTTTCCACGTTCATGTTGAAGGAAAAAATTATGTAGCAATTGATTTTTATGATGGTAGCATTTTATATGATTTTAAAACAAATACAATAAAGATTTGTGACATCGACTTATATAAAAAGAAACCTTATATCAACACAATGGGAAGACTTTGGGGATCATCACGATTTATGTCACCTGAGGAATTCGAACTTGGCGCAGTTATCGATGGGAAAACAAATGTATTTAATATGGGTGCAATCGCTTTTGCGCTCCTAGGAGGAGAGCGTAATCGTTCTTTCACCAAATGGGAAGCGGGAAAAGAACTGTATGATATAGTATCTCGTGCAGTAGAAAAAAATAGAAATCAACGTTATGCATCAGTTAAAGAGTTTTATTTAGAATGGGAATCTGCTCGCAATAAAATGAGTATGAAAAAGTAA
- a CDS encoding PAS domain-containing sensor histidine kinase: MNARLLELIDVNTIETMAEQFYKLTNISHQLLDQNKECVFSFDMDQEENIQLTKIEIPIFLHEQHLGSFVAYSTKSDIFTCQKYFETLSNLIVDSAMNKLQNQTKNIHLLSQKEEQLHTILQNMPIMVDALDKNGKFILWNRECELVTGYAAEEIVGNPKALELLYPDESYRRQLQKKFSIRGKSFRDWEMNLTCKNGEIKTIMWSNISEQFPVPGYSYWAVGVDITHRKGIEEQLKQQTSELELIFKALPDLCFLTEADGTIIDYKAGSPAKFYVPAESFMGKKFYEVLPSPVAQQFQEAIHQVQQKESTVIVEYPLTLKGSVSFFEARCLPLLQDKIMIIVRDITERKKTEELLNKSDTLAAIGQLAAGVAHEVRNPLTVIKGFIQLFQINQEDQDKYFGLMLSEIERIESILHEFLSIAKTDVIPTEKKNICSILRNVVSLINTRAIMTNIQIDLHIESKELMIDCCENQLKQVFINILQNSIEAMPDGGTISISVKKSEREEVIINMVDEGIGIPEERIKRLGEPFYSTKEKGTGIGLMLSYKIIESHQGRISIMSEVGVGTSVTIYLPIFQSEQVTSHSAMPSITGALQ; encoded by the coding sequence ATGAACGCTCGGCTATTGGAACTCATTGATGTGAACACAATAGAAACCATGGCAGAACAATTTTATAAATTAACAAACATTTCACATCAACTTCTTGATCAAAATAAGGAATGTGTTTTTTCATTCGATATGGATCAAGAAGAGAATATACAACTTACAAAGATTGAAATTCCGATTTTTTTGCATGAGCAACATCTTGGATCATTTGTTGCTTATTCAACAAAAAGCGATATCTTTACTTGTCAAAAATACTTCGAAACGCTTTCAAATCTCATTGTAGATAGTGCAATGAATAAACTTCAAAACCAAACAAAAAATATACATTTACTTTCTCAAAAAGAAGAACAGCTACATACAATCTTACAAAATATGCCCATTATGGTCGATGCTCTTGATAAAAATGGGAAATTTATATTATGGAACCGGGAATGTGAGCTCGTAACAGGTTATGCTGCAGAAGAAATCGTTGGGAATCCAAAAGCGCTTGAACTGCTATATCCTGATGAAAGTTATCGCAGACAACTTCAAAAGAAATTTTCAATTCGCGGAAAAAGTTTTCGAGATTGGGAAATGAATTTAACATGCAAAAATGGGGAAATAAAAACAATCATGTGGTCAAATATTTCGGAGCAGTTCCCAGTACCTGGTTATAGTTATTGGGCAGTTGGAGTTGATATTACTCATCGAAAAGGAATTGAAGAGCAATTAAAACAGCAAACTTCTGAGTTAGAGCTTATTTTTAAAGCATTACCTGATTTGTGTTTCTTAACTGAGGCTGATGGAACAATTATAGACTATAAAGCAGGTTCACCAGCTAAGTTTTACGTACCTGCAGAATCCTTTATGGGGAAGAAATTTTATGAAGTCTTGCCATCACCTGTAGCACAACAATTTCAAGAAGCAATTCATCAAGTACAACAAAAGGAATCGACAGTTATTGTTGAATATCCGTTAACACTTAAAGGAAGTGTTAGTTTCTTTGAAGCTAGATGTTTACCACTCTTACAAGATAAGATTATGATAATCGTTCGAGATATTACCGAGCGGAAAAAGACTGAGGAGTTATTGAATAAATCAGATACACTTGCAGCAATTGGACAGTTAGCTGCCGGGGTAGCACATGAAGTCCGAAATCCATTAACCGTAATCAAAGGGTTTATTCAATTATTTCAAATTAACCAAGAAGATCAAGATAAATATTTTGGTCTTATGTTATCAGAAATTGAAAGAATTGAATCTATACTTCATGAGTTTTTATCGATTGCAAAGACTGATGTTATTCCAACTGAAAAGAAAAATATTTGTTCGATATTAAGAAATGTTGTTTCGTTAATCAACACAAGGGCGATCATGACAAATATTCAAATTGATCTGCATATAGAATCAAAAGAATTAATGATTGATTGCTGCGAAAATCAATTAAAACAAGTTTTTATTAATATTTTACAAAACTCCATTGAAGCAATGCCAGATGGTGGGACAATCTCTATTTCTGTGAAAAAATCAGAGCGTGAGGAAGTTATTATTAATATGGTAGATGAGGGCATAGGAATTCCTGAAGAAAGAATAAAAAGGCTTGGTGAACCTTTTTATAGTACGAAAGAAAAAGGAACGGGCATTGGATTAATGCTCAGTTATAAAATTATTGAAAGTCATCAAGGAAGAATTAGTATTATGAGTGAGGTAGGGGTAGGAACATCGGTTACTATTTATTTACCTATATTTCAAAGTGAGCAAGTGACTTCTCATTCAGCTATGCCATCTATAACAGGAGCTTTGCAATAG
- a CDS encoding aspartate/glutamate racemase family protein yields the protein MKVIGLIGGLSWESTSLYYKHINTLTLSQYNHNATLVLYSMNFGEVTNLLQNQRYEEVQNQLVQVAKKVEHSGADCILMCSNTVHQFAEEVEKAISIPLLHIGDVSAEEIVEHDVKRIGLFGTKQTMEQDFYKTKLANYGIETIIPEENERNFIHHVILHELSKGIISHQSKDRFLQIIQKLIKNGAEGILLGCTEIPLLISQKDLSIPVFDTAFLHAKTAVQFAG from the coding sequence ATGAAAGTAATTGGATTAATTGGTGGATTAAGCTGGGAATCAACATCTCTTTATTATAAACATATTAATACATTAACTTTATCTCAGTATAATCATAATGCAACGCTTGTTTTATATAGCATGAATTTTGGTGAAGTGACAAATTTATTACAAAATCAACGATATGAGGAAGTGCAAAACCAACTCGTTCAAGTAGCTAAAAAAGTGGAACACTCCGGTGCAGATTGTATACTTATGTGTTCAAATACAGTACACCAATTTGCGGAAGAAGTAGAAAAAGCAATCTCTATCCCACTTCTTCATATTGGTGATGTAAGCGCTGAAGAAATTGTTGAACATGATGTGAAGCGGATTGGTTTGTTTGGAACAAAACAAACAATGGAACAAGACTTTTATAAAACCAAACTAGCTAATTATGGTATTGAAACCATTATTCCTGAAGAAAATGAACGGAATTTCATTCATCATGTTATTCTCCACGAATTAAGTAAAGGTATTATTTCGCATCAATCCAAAGACCGTTTCTTACAAATCATTCAAAAGCTCATTAAAAATGGCGCAGAGGGAATTTTATTAGGTTGTACAGAAATACCCCTACTCATTTCACAAAAAGATCTTTCCATCCCTGTATTTGACACTGCTTTTTTACATGCTAAAACCGCGGTTCAATTCGCTGGATAA
- a CDS encoding Cof-type HAD-IIB family hydrolase, whose translation MKLIAIDLDGTLLSGNKIISKENAEAIRKCQEQGHVVAICTGRSIVDIERLLLEANLQCPIIAENGALIYTNQKMMKRYPIQNTQALEIVEYLERHRMYYQLYTDRGVYVPAYGEESVKHEIEWINKSNEDMNQEEIDSIAALYLEHTAFHITESCKSILEEEVYVHKLLPFSYNIEKLQKLKMHFEHNTELAITASYWHNVEINHRDAQKGNGLYTLAEHLNIPVENTIAIGDGLNDISMMERANISIAMGNAVDEMKRICHYETLSNEEHGVAHALYQYVMVKK comes from the coding sequence ATGAAACTAATCGCAATTGATTTAGATGGAACTCTTCTTTCAGGAAATAAAATAATTAGTAAAGAAAATGCAGAAGCGATTCGAAAATGTCAGGAGCAGGGACATGTAGTGGCGATTTGTACAGGACGTTCTATCGTAGATATTGAACGTTTACTGTTGGAAGCTAATTTACAATGTCCTATTATCGCAGAAAACGGTGCTCTTATTTATACGAATCAAAAAATGATGAAGAGGTACCCGATTCAAAATACACAAGCACTCGAAATCGTCGAGTATCTTGAACGACATCGTATGTACTATCAACTGTATACAGACAGGGGAGTATACGTTCCAGCATATGGTGAAGAAAGCGTAAAGCATGAAATAGAATGGATAAACAAATCAAATGAAGATATGAATCAAGAAGAGATTGACAGTATCGCGGCGTTATATCTTGAGCATACAGCGTTTCATATAACAGAAAGTTGTAAATCGATATTAGAAGAAGAGGTATATGTACATAAACTTTTACCATTTTCTTATAATATAGAGAAATTACAAAAATTAAAAATGCATTTTGAACATAATACAGAGCTAGCAATTACTGCTTCATATTGGCATAATGTAGAGATTAATCATCGTGACGCTCAAAAGGGTAATGGTTTATATACTTTAGCGGAACATCTTAATATTCCAGTGGAAAATACCATTGCAATAGGTGACGGCTTGAATGATATTTCTATGATGGAAAGGGCAAACATATCTATTGCAATGGGCAATGCAGTGGACGAAATGAAGCGGATTTGTCACTATGAAACATTATCGAATGAAGAACATGGAGTTGCACATGCTCTTTATCAATATGTCATGGTAAAAAAATAA